The following proteins come from a genomic window of Paenibacillus spongiae:
- a CDS encoding response regulator transcription factor: MKILIVEDDPTICDIVGETLARWGFEIVQAEDFDKVLTLFLHESPHLVIMDINLPSFDGFYWCNKIREVSKVPLIFLSSRDTSLDMVMSMNMGGDDYIQKPFHTDVLLAKINALLRRTYSYPEPRSNIMEHDGVVLSLDDGDARIDGQKADLTKTEFLILNILMKHKGMIVDRKKLMRSLWEDESFVDENTLSVNMARLRKKLAELGKDNFIMTKKGRGYIIQ, from the coding sequence GTGAAAATACTGATCGTTGAAGACGATCCGACAATATGCGATATAGTTGGCGAAACATTGGCAAGATGGGGTTTTGAAATCGTTCAAGCCGAAGATTTTGACAAGGTGTTGACGCTGTTTCTCCATGAAAGCCCGCATCTGGTTATTATGGATATCAACTTGCCTTCATTCGACGGGTTTTACTGGTGCAATAAAATACGAGAAGTCTCGAAGGTTCCCCTCATCTTCCTGTCCTCCCGGGATACGTCATTGGATATGGTGATGTCGATGAATATGGGTGGGGACGATTATATTCAGAAGCCTTTCCATACGGATGTCCTATTGGCCAAAATAAATGCGCTGCTGCGAAGAACTTACTCCTATCCGGAACCGCGCTCTAACATTATGGAACATGACGGAGTCGTATTAAGTCTGGATGACGGGGATGCCCGGATCGATGGTCAGAAGGCGGATCTGACCAAAACGGAATTTCTCATTCTGAATATTCTCATGAAACATAAAGGGATGATCGTGGACCGGAAGAAATTGATGCGAAGTCTTTGGGAAGATGAAAGCTTCGTGGACGAAAATACGTTGTCGGTCAACATGGCCCGCTTGCGTAAGAAGCTTGCCGAGCTTGGAAAGGACAACTTCATTATGACGAAGAAGGGGAGAGGTTATATCATCCAATGA
- a CDS encoding sensor histidine kinase gives MSFSQYLRDQGSFFVFYIILMGIVTIMTAVGAESLYEAHNVVYIHTIGLFIVLVYILIGYYRRMSFYRELNDLAGTGHEEFLAAMPKPQNNEQQLYVKLLKKLRDTHVRQLQSLHTEMKDHQDFIASWIHEVKVPIAASRLLMETGGEIATKSTIDKLEDEIDRIENYVEQALYYSRIDSFSKDYFIMEVLLDPLVKKTVKKYAKTFIDKKIRFHMDDTLQAVHTDSKWLRFILDQIVFNSLKYTEPGGEISVRFEEDHKEKRLLIQDNGIGIKEEELHRVFEKGFTGSTGRRYSKSTGIGLYLAKQLALKLDHDLSIQSEEGLHTTVFIHFPKYRNYYPFDYDPGG, from the coding sequence ATGAGTTTTTCTCAATATTTGCGGGATCAAGGGAGCTTCTTCGTCTTTTACATCATTTTGATGGGTATCGTTACGATCATGACGGCGGTGGGGGCGGAAAGCCTCTATGAGGCCCATAATGTCGTTTATATCCATACGATTGGCTTATTTATTGTCCTTGTATATATCCTCATCGGATATTACCGCCGTATGAGCTTTTACCGTGAATTGAATGATTTGGCCGGCACCGGGCATGAGGAATTTCTTGCGGCCATGCCCAAACCTCAAAATAATGAACAACAGCTTTATGTAAAGCTGCTAAAGAAATTACGCGATACGCATGTCAGGCAGCTGCAAAGCTTGCATACCGAGATGAAGGATCATCAAGATTTCATTGCTTCATGGATTCATGAAGTCAAGGTTCCGATTGCCGCAAGCCGCTTGCTCATGGAAACCGGTGGCGAAATAGCGACCAAATCTACGATTGACAAATTGGAGGATGAAATTGACAGAATCGAAAATTATGTGGAACAGGCTCTGTACTATTCCAGGATAGACTCCTTTTCCAAAGACTATTTCATTATGGAAGTACTGCTGGATCCTTTGGTTAAAAAAACCGTCAAAAAATATGCCAAAACCTTTATAGACAAAAAGATCCGCTTTCATATGGATGATACCCTGCAAGCAGTTCATACCGACAGCAAATGGCTCAGGTTTATCCTGGACCAAATCGTATTCAACTCGTTAAAATACACGGAGCCCGGCGGGGAAATTTCGGTGAGGTTTGAAGAGGACCACAAAGAAAAAAGGCTGTTGATTCAAGATAACGGCATCGGAATCAAAGAGGAGGAGCTCCACCGCGTATTTGAGAAAGGATTTACGGGCTCGACTGGCAGAAGATATTCTAAATCAACAGGCATAGGGCTATATCTGGCAAAACAATTGGCTCTTAAATTGGATCATGACCTTTCCATTCAGTCGGAAGAAGGCTTGCACACGACGGTTTTTATTCATTTTCCCAAATACCGAAATTATTACCCGTTCGATTATGATCCTGGCGGATGA
- a CDS encoding alpha amylase N-terminal ig-like domain-containing protein: protein MQWECFHRSPRSSWAYTYDRATIHLRVRTKRDDVEAITALTGDKYDWDGFHEDIPVEKVASDHFFDYWGAQ from the coding sequence ATGCAATGGGAATGTTTTCACCGCTCGCCGCGTAGCAGCTGGGCGTATACCTATGACCGGGCTACGATTCACCTGCGGGTCCGAACGAAGCGGGATGACGTTGAAGCGATTACAGCCCTAACCGGAGACAAATACGATTGGGATGGATTTCATGAAGATATTCCGGTGGAGAAGGTGGCATCCGACCACTTCTTCGATTATTGGGGGGCGCAGTAA
- a CDS encoding general stress protein, which translates to MQSIKPTVQIVTTAMDALHAVRELNQRGYKQDDIYVLAHDSDQTKSLADATDANQIGMSEEGMFTSMANVFRSRGDEIRSKLTSIGLTETEAERYEEELDRGRVLVITNVH; encoded by the coding sequence ATGCAATCTATCAAACCGACTGTTCAAATTGTGACAACTGCCATGGATGCGCTGCACGCGGTCCGGGAACTGAACCAACGCGGCTACAAACAGGATGATATCTATGTTCTAGCCCATGACAGTGATCAGACCAAATCGCTCGCCGATGCAACGGACGCTAACCAAATCGGCATGTCGGAGGAAGGGATGTTCACCTCGATGGCCAACGTCTTCCGCTCGCGCGGCGATGAAATTCGCTCCAAGCTGACATCAATCGGGTTGACCGAGACCGAAGCCGAGCGGTACGAAGAGGAGCTTGATCGAGGCCGTGTACTTGTTATTACGAACGTCCACTGA
- a CDS encoding response regulator — protein sequence MKTRTKLITSFIVMMLLILFISLSGLSNFSRVGDKLDEVYEERYQKVMLAFETRGAVNNTANGLVNVLTVPTTDSINKNEYLLTNEPAIALDRLAQLKSRASTEAEITLLQDVERNMDLFFGYQKQITQLISDGKGSEAIALREKEGIQYQEDTVALLDKLADSQRRLTDEAVQAAQDTNQYSRSILLWTTILGLLLGLGTMLWNLTGVTRGLNSLSMLITAYTKGTLDRNLRQKTETGDEFGDVAKAFNRLADTLEQKTAIEQAYNQNVEDEAWVKSNLANTTVDLQSETNLEHIAQAFVTKMVPLVGASYGGLYIRGGLGSENRLRLMGAYAPHDGTVFEQTFAFGHGLVGQCAVSKETIELSDLPASHIKIKSGLGETAPLQLMLMPVMYQNDSLLGIIELASLQPFTSREKELLRELAESFGIILNNLFGRMRVEELLRESQTLSEELQAQSEELMSQQEELRRSNDTLEEQTRALKKSEELLQSQQEELEQSNEELLQKTHLLELQMRQTEQKNEQIEKTKNALEKQTVQLALASKYKSEFLANMSHELRTPLNSLLILSQMLMANTENNLSSKQIEFATTIHSSGGDLLKLIDEILDLSKIGAGKMNLVTEHVPICDMLQGLRRSFMPVGQQKEIGFDMSVEDGVPEQMYTDGHRVKQVIKNLLSNAFKFTHQGGVSLHVRLAKPVETASVSIDSGRMLAFEVRDTGIGISEEKQDIIFEAFQQVDGTTSRVYGGTGLGLAISRELAHLLGGFISLESSEGSGSTFTLFLPEFHVADPAIEETDSAMQSQELGIQAVAAALQAAGTQTAQPPVKSADLPERVAAVVNDDRETITADDRVVLIIEDDEHFARVMLDIARSHGFKGVVTLQGDLGLAYAKNHKPDAILLDIMLPVMDGWSVLHHLKHNADTRHIPVHVISVMDEVQQGLSMGAIAYLKKPASKERLDSLFQQIESFLERNLKHLLIVEDDAVQRSSIMELVGHDDVAIQAVSTGREALSELNAHHYDCMILDLGLPDISGFDLLDGVRRNDDLRDLPIIIYTGRELDKKEELQLKKYAETIIIKDVKSPERLLDETTLFLHRVVADLPEDKRSVLRKLHSVEAIFEGKQILIVDDDIRNVFALSSALEGYKMDIVFAENGIEALEMLESKESIQLILMDMMMPEMDGYETMRRIRSKPEYERLPIIAITAKAMKEDRDKCIEAGASDYIAKPVNIDQLLSLMRVWLYK from the coding sequence ATGAAAACAAGAACGAAACTGATCACCAGCTTTATCGTCATGATGCTGTTAATCTTATTCATATCGTTGTCCGGGCTGAGCAACTTCTCCCGTGTCGGGGACAAGCTCGATGAAGTATATGAGGAACGTTACCAGAAGGTTATGCTCGCCTTCGAAACCCGCGGCGCCGTTAATAATACGGCCAACGGGCTCGTTAATGTGCTGACCGTGCCGACCACCGACAGCATTAACAAGAATGAGTACCTGCTCACCAACGAGCCGGCAATTGCATTGGACCGTCTGGCTCAGCTGAAGAGCCGGGCTTCCACTGAGGCGGAGATTACACTGCTGCAGGACGTGGAGCGCAATATGGATCTCTTCTTCGGCTATCAGAAGCAAATCACTCAGTTGATCAGCGATGGCAAAGGGAGCGAAGCGATCGCGCTGCGGGAGAAAGAAGGCATTCAATATCAGGAAGACACTGTCGCCCTGTTGGACAAGCTTGCCGACAGCCAGCGACGGTTGACCGACGAAGCCGTGCAGGCTGCACAGGATACGAATCAGTATTCACGCAGCATCTTGCTCTGGACAACCATTCTCGGACTTCTGCTGGGGCTCGGTACGATGCTGTGGAATTTGACCGGGGTTACGCGCGGGCTCAACAGCTTGTCGATGCTGATTACGGCCTATACGAAGGGCACCCTTGACCGCAACCTGCGCCAAAAGACGGAGACCGGCGATGAGTTTGGCGATGTCGCCAAAGCGTTCAACCGGCTGGCCGATACGCTGGAGCAGAAGACGGCAATTGAACAAGCCTATAATCAGAACGTCGAGGATGAAGCTTGGGTCAAATCCAACCTGGCGAATACGACGGTCGATTTGCAAAGCGAAACGAATTTGGAGCACATCGCCCAAGCCTTCGTCACCAAGATGGTACCTCTTGTAGGAGCCTCATATGGCGGACTCTATATCCGTGGAGGGCTGGGAAGCGAGAACCGCCTTCGCCTCATGGGCGCATACGCACCGCATGACGGGACCGTGTTCGAGCAGACATTCGCCTTCGGTCACGGCCTGGTCGGACAGTGTGCCGTCAGCAAAGAGACGATCGAGCTGTCCGATCTGCCGGCCTCCCACATTAAGATTAAATCCGGGTTAGGCGAGACAGCGCCGCTCCAGCTTATGCTTATGCCGGTTATGTATCAGAACGACAGCCTGCTTGGCATTATCGAGCTTGCCTCTCTGCAGCCGTTCACGAGCCGCGAGAAAGAACTGCTGCGCGAGCTTGCCGAGAGCTTCGGCATTATCTTGAACAACCTGTTCGGCCGAATGCGTGTCGAAGAGCTGCTGCGCGAATCGCAGACGCTCAGCGAAGAGCTGCAGGCGCAGTCGGAGGAGCTCATGTCCCAGCAGGAAGAACTGCGCCGTTCCAACGATACGCTTGAGGAGCAGACACGCGCCCTGAAGAAATCGGAGGAGCTGCTTCAGAGCCAGCAGGAAGAGCTTGAACAGAGCAACGAGGAGCTGCTACAGAAGACGCATCTGCTTGAATTGCAAATGCGCCAGACGGAACAGAAGAACGAACAAATCGAGAAAACGAAGAATGCGCTCGAGAAGCAGACCGTGCAGCTTGCTCTGGCATCCAAATACAAATCCGAGTTCCTGGCCAATATGTCGCATGAATTGCGGACGCCGCTCAACAGCCTCCTCATTCTATCTCAGATGCTGATGGCCAATACGGAGAACAATCTTTCGTCGAAGCAGATTGAATTCGCGACGACGATTCACTCATCCGGCGGCGATTTGCTGAAGCTGATCGATGAAATTCTGGATCTGTCCAAGATCGGTGCAGGCAAAATGAATCTGGTCACCGAGCATGTGCCGATCTGTGACATGCTGCAAGGCTTGCGCAGAAGCTTCATGCCGGTAGGCCAGCAGAAAGAGATCGGCTTCGACATGTCCGTCGAAGACGGCGTTCCCGAACAAATGTACACCGATGGCCATCGTGTCAAACAGGTCATCAAAAATTTGCTGTCCAACGCATTCAAATTTACTCATCAAGGCGGAGTATCCCTGCATGTCCGTCTGGCGAAACCGGTTGAAACGGCATCCGTCAGCATCGATAGCGGGCGGATGCTCGCGTTTGAAGTGCGGGATACCGGCATCGGCATCTCCGAGGAGAAGCAGGACATTATTTTCGAAGCGTTCCAGCAGGTGGACGGCACGACTAGCCGCGTGTATGGCGGTACCGGCCTTGGGCTTGCCATTAGCCGGGAGCTGGCGCATCTGCTCGGCGGTTTCATCTCCTTGGAAAGCTCGGAAGGCAGCGGCAGCACGTTCACGCTCTTCCTGCCGGAATTCCATGTCGCCGATCCTGCCATCGAAGAGACGGATTCGGCCATGCAGAGCCAGGAGCTTGGCATACAGGCGGTTGCGGCAGCTCTGCAAGCAGCCGGAACGCAGACCGCGCAACCGCCGGTCAAGTCCGCGGATCTGCCCGAGCGGGTTGCAGCGGTCGTGAACGACGATCGCGAAACGATCACCGCCGATGACCGGGTCGTCCTGATTATTGAGGACGATGAGCACTTTGCCCGCGTTATGCTTGATATCGCACGTTCGCACGGCTTCAAGGGCGTCGTCACGCTGCAGGGCGATCTGGGTCTGGCTTATGCCAAGAATCACAAACCGGATGCCATTCTGCTCGATATTATGCTGCCGGTTATGGATGGCTGGTCGGTCCTTCATCACTTGAAGCACAATGCGGACACGCGGCATATTCCGGTCCATGTCATCTCCGTGATGGACGAAGTGCAGCAAGGGTTGTCCATGGGCGCGATCGCTTACTTGAAGAAGCCGGCGTCGAAGGAGCGGCTGGACAGTCTGTTCCAGCAGATCGAATCCTTCCTGGAGCGCAACTTGAAGCATCTCTTGATCGTCGAAGACGATGCCGTGCAGCGATCCAGTATTATGGAGCTGGTCGGCCATGACGATGTCGCCATCCAGGCGGTATCGACAGGCCGCGAGGCGCTGTCCGAGCTGAATGCGCACCATTACGATTGCATGATTCTCGATCTTGGCCTGCCGGATATTTCCGGATTCGATCTGCTCGACGGCGTTCGCCGGAACGATGACCTCCGTGACCTGCCGATTATTATTTATACCGGCCGCGAGCTGGACAAGAAGGAAGAGCTGCAGCTGAAGAAATATGCGGAGACCATCATTATCAAGGATGTCAAATCGCCGGAACGGCTGCTGGATGAAACCACCTTGTTCCTGCACCGGGTCGTAGCCGACCTGCCGGAGGACAAGCGAAGCGTGCTGCGCAAGCTCCACAGCGTGGAAGCCATCTTCGAGGGCAAGCAGATTCTGATTGTCGACGACGATATCCGCAACGTATTCGCGCTGTCCAGCGCCCTTGAAGGATACAAGATGGATATCGTATTCGCAGAGAATGGAATCGAAGCGCTTGAGATGCTTGAAAGCAAGGAATCCATCCAGCTTATCCTAATGGATATGATGATGCCGGAGATGGATGGCTATGAGACGATGCGCCGCATCCGTTCCAAGCCGGAGTATGAACGTCTGCCGATTATCGCCATCACGGCCAAAGCGATGAAGGAAGACCGGGACAAGTGTATCGAGGCCGGCGCCTCCGATTATATCGCGAAGCCCGTCAATATCGATCAGCTCCTATCTCTGATGAGGGTGTGGTTATATAAATAA
- a CDS encoding CheR family methyltransferase — protein MNNQQKHDRSGERERIEIELLLEGLYRFYGYDFRNYAFSSVRRRILHRVSAERLPSVTALTEQILHNRDAMDRLLSDLTIHVTEMFRDPQVFLAFREKVVPMLRTYPFIRIWHAGCSTGEEVYSMAILLKEEGLYDKTRIYATDMNEQVLETAKAGVFPLERMQIFTRNYMEAGGKVSFSQYYTAKYNSVIFHSGLRENIVFAQHNLVSDRSFNEFNVIFCRNVMIYFNKELQDHVHELLYDSLSSFGVLALGTKESITFTRHADAYQELDDSHSRLYRKLR, from the coding sequence ATAAATAATCAACAGAAACATGACCGGTCCGGTGAGCGGGAGCGGATCGAAATCGAGCTGCTCCTCGAAGGCTTATACCGGTTCTATGGATATGATTTTCGCAACTATGCCTTCTCGTCCGTACGCCGCCGCATCCTGCACCGCGTCAGTGCCGAGCGTCTGCCGTCCGTCACGGCCTTGACCGAGCAAATCCTGCATAACCGGGATGCGATGGACCGGCTGCTGTCGGACCTAACGATCCATGTCACCGAGATGTTCCGGGATCCGCAGGTATTCCTCGCCTTTCGCGAGAAGGTGGTTCCCATGCTCCGCACATATCCGTTTATCCGCATCTGGCATGCGGGCTGCTCAACAGGCGAAGAGGTCTATTCCATGGCCATTCTGCTGAAGGAGGAAGGATTATACGATAAGACGCGCATCTACGCCACCGATATGAACGAGCAGGTGCTGGAAACGGCTAAGGCCGGCGTCTTTCCCCTTGAACGGATGCAGATCTTCACGAGAAACTATATGGAGGCAGGCGGCAAGGTATCGTTCAGCCAATACTATACGGCTAAATACAATTCCGTCATCTTTCATTCGGGGCTGCGGGAAAATATCGTATTTGCCCAGCATAATTTGGTGAGTGACCGGTCGTTTAATGAATTTAACGTTATCTTTTGCCGCAATGTCATGATCTATTTCAACAAAGAGCTTCAGGATCACGTGCATGAGCTGCTGTATGACAGCTTGAGCAGCTTCGGCGTCCTTGCGCTTGGCACGAAGGAATCGATTACGTTCACACGGCATGCCGACGCTTACCAGGAGCTCGATGATTCGCACAGTCGGCTTTACCGTAAGTTAAGATAA
- a CDS encoding ATP-binding protein, translating to MISYDGPINILLVDDHPDNLLTLEAVLGDLNYNLVKCLSGEEALRCLLKDEFAVILLDVQMPQMDGFETARLIKMREKTRETPIIFISATSKESEHFFTGYEVGAIDYLLKPFVPQILRTKIEGFVRMYANNKTLQLQRELLHQKTKELERMNRELMRTAYQLNKTQVMARVIQETSIDTMVTFDEEGIILAVNPALTPMFGYLESEIIGRSIAELIPCLGGENFKNVAAGEGGQRIELSPIRKNGSRFPAEVQLGLAMVDEECIYACTISDMTERKRFEQELMNAKDEAEIAARAKTDFLAMVSHEIRTPMNGVLGMTGLILETELDDEQREYADIIRKSGDALLAVINDILDYAKIESGRLELEEIPFQIEMVVAETFELFTAKSKELDLALTCEFDPKLPAIVVGDGMKLRQVLINLVGNAVKFTAQGGIHVAVHLLEKQEDAITLEFAVEDTGVGIPEEKLPLLFQPFSQVDTSLTRRYGGTGLGLAICKNLVELMNGTIEVSTKVNVGTTFRFSVTMKPQGTPADPDRRSTGKRIYLTDPSSSSGLSTEPPVAFT from the coding sequence ATGATTTCATACGACGGACCGATCAACATCTTGCTAGTCGACGACCATCCGGACAATCTCCTGACATTGGAGGCGGTGCTTGGGGACTTGAATTACAATCTGGTCAAATGTCTCTCAGGGGAAGAAGCGCTGCGCTGCTTGCTCAAGGACGAGTTTGCGGTCATACTGCTCGATGTTCAAATGCCGCAGATGGACGGGTTCGAGACCGCCCGACTTATTAAGATGCGCGAGAAAACGCGGGAAACTCCGATTATATTCATATCCGCGACCAGCAAGGAATCCGAGCATTTCTTCACCGGTTACGAGGTCGGCGCCATCGACTATTTGCTGAAGCCGTTCGTTCCGCAAATTTTGCGGACCAAAATCGAAGGCTTCGTCCGCATGTACGCCAACAATAAGACGCTCCAGCTTCAGAGAGAGCTGCTGCATCAGAAGACCAAAGAGCTGGAGAGGATGAACCGCGAGCTGATGCGCACCGCGTACCAGCTGAACAAGACGCAGGTCATGGCGCGCGTCATTCAGGAGACGAGCATCGACACGATGGTAACCTTCGATGAGGAAGGCATCATATTGGCCGTTAATCCCGCATTAACGCCCATGTTCGGGTATCTCGAGAGCGAAATTATCGGACGTTCCATTGCCGAGCTGATTCCCTGCCTCGGCGGAGAGAACTTTAAGAACGTGGCGGCCGGCGAAGGCGGCCAGCGAATCGAGCTTTCCCCGATCCGCAAGAATGGCAGTCGGTTTCCGGCAGAGGTTCAGCTAGGCCTGGCGATGGTAGATGAGGAATGTATCTATGCCTGCACCATCAGCGATATGACGGAGCGGAAGCGTTTCGAGCAGGAGCTGATGAATGCGAAGGATGAGGCGGAAATCGCCGCGCGGGCAAAGACGGATTTCCTGGCGATGGTGAGCCACGAAATTCGTACGCCTATGAATGGCGTGCTCGGCATGACCGGCCTTATACTGGAGACCGAGCTCGACGATGAACAGCGGGAATATGCGGACATTATCCGCAAGAGCGGCGATGCGCTGCTGGCGGTCATCAACGATATCCTTGACTATGCGAAGATTGAGTCCGGCAGGCTGGAGCTGGAGGAGATTCCGTTCCAGATCGAAATGGTCGTCGCCGAAACCTTCGAATTGTTCACCGCCAAGTCGAAGGAGCTGGATCTCGCGCTGACATGCGAATTCGACCCTAAGCTTCCTGCCATTGTCGTTGGCGATGGCATGAAGCTGCGGCAGGTGTTGATCAACCTGGTTGGCAACGCCGTCAAATTCACGGCGCAGGGCGGCATTCATGTTGCCGTACATCTTCTGGAGAAGCAGGAGGACGCCATTACGCTGGAATTTGCGGTTGAGGATACGGGCGTAGGCATCCCGGAGGAGAAGCTGCCTCTCCTCTTCCAGCCCTTCTCTCAAGTCGACACGTCGCTTACAAGGCGTTATGGCGGAACGGGACTCGGGCTTGCCATCTGCAAAAACCTGGTGGAGCTGATGAATGGGACGATCGAAGTGTCCACCAAGGTCAATGTCGGCACGACCTTCCGGTTCAGCGTGACGATGAAGCCGCAAGGGACGCCCGCAGATCCCGACCGCCGCAGCACAGGCAAAAGGATTTATTTGACGGACCCATCCTCCTCGTCTGGTCTTTCAACGGAACCGCCGGTAGCTTTTACATAA
- a CDS encoding AraC family transcriptional regulator, whose amino-acid sequence MEENDREYCEMWRHLPGDLEKSGGIQLIRAGRNIAKPTYEVGPQVRYDYSLHFVLEGEVRFIQGNQRHIVKEGGLFCIYPNVTFHTVNHQPDKRLRMFWLAFSGEQSAALLRSIGIGEGHYCLFDRIGSGVQKCIERVIAAFACQDNSDSGIHLLSKVYELFDTLSDTGQPAIGQRQEDWLQKGIDYLNLHYREKVTVEDVSAYVGVNRSHFTRTFRSAMGMPPNRYILSLRMEEGARLLNGSVMSVEEIALSLGYSDIYSFIRAFKKMNGVSPSFYRK is encoded by the coding sequence GTGGAAGAGAATGATCGCGAATATTGTGAGATGTGGCGTCATTTGCCTGGTGATCTGGAGAAGTCCGGCGGCATTCAGCTCATACGCGCCGGTCGGAACATCGCTAAGCCGACCTATGAGGTCGGTCCGCAAGTGCGTTACGACTATAGCCTGCATTTCGTGCTTGAAGGCGAGGTTCGGTTCATTCAAGGCAATCAGCGACATATTGTGAAGGAGGGCGGCTTGTTCTGCATTTATCCGAATGTGACTTTTCACACGGTAAACCATCAGCCTGACAAGCGCCTCAGGATGTTCTGGCTTGCCTTCAGCGGGGAGCAATCGGCTGCACTTCTTCGTTCCATTGGCATCGGAGAGGGCCATTATTGTCTGTTCGACCGGATCGGCAGCGGGGTGCAGAAGTGCATTGAACGCGTTATTGCCGCCTTTGCCTGTCAAGATAACAGCGACAGCGGGATCCATCTGCTATCCAAAGTGTACGAGCTGTTCGATACGCTGTCGGATACCGGTCAGCCTGCAATTGGACAACGTCAGGAGGATTGGCTTCAGAAAGGGATCGATTACTTGAACCTGCATTATCGGGAGAAGGTGACCGTTGAGGATGTATCGGCGTATGTCGGCGTGAACCGCTCCCACTTTACCCGAACGTTCAGGAGCGCAATGGGCATGCCTCCTAACCGCTACATCCTCTCGCTCAGAATGGAGGAAGGAGCGCGGCTGCTGAATGGCTCCGTAATGTCCGTTGAAGAGATCGCGCTTTCGCTCGGGTATTCCGACATTTATTCCTTCATACGGGCTTTCAAAAAAATGAACGGCGTATCGCCGTCCTTCTACCGGAAATAA
- a CDS encoding hydroxypyruvate isomerase family protein, whose amino-acid sequence MIRFAAHLEMNFGAGHSFHDRWMAARNSGFQGCEFVWRNYELSEAVELRQAAPLEISCLGGTTGIAAGARPVLVLPEDRERLARDVESAVAYARALSCSSLVMVSGNLIQGWSIDKHRQEAVTSLKYVAPILEEAGVTALIEPLNSKIDHNGVYCDTAEEGFRIIHDTGSPNVKLLYDAYHMHIMHGNVVQEIRSNHAMIGYYHLARVPGRNEPIGGEIDYEALLEAVAASGYDGFIGLEYAPSGDYAAAFQRIKHAYPAYISMKEVPHE is encoded by the coding sequence GTGATCAGGTTTGCCGCGCATTTGGAAATGAATTTCGGTGCAGGCCATTCATTTCACGATCGTTGGATGGCTGCGAGAAACAGCGGCTTTCAAGGATGTGAATTCGTTTGGCGAAATTATGAGCTGTCGGAAGCGGTCGAATTGCGGCAAGCGGCTCCGCTCGAAATAAGCTGCTTGGGCGGCACGACAGGAATAGCCGCAGGCGCGCGGCCGGTATTGGTCCTCCCCGAAGACCGGGAAAGGCTTGCCCGCGATGTGGAATCGGCTGTCGCTTATGCCCGGGCGTTGTCCTGCAGCAGCCTGGTCATGGTGTCGGGGAACCTGATTCAGGGCTGGAGCATTGACAAACATAGACAGGAAGCCGTTACATCGTTGAAATATGTAGCTCCGATTCTGGAGGAGGCCGGCGTAACGGCACTAATCGAACCGCTCAACAGCAAAATCGACCATAACGGCGTGTATTGCGACACGGCGGAGGAAGGTTTCCGAATCATACACGATACCGGAAGCCCGAACGTGAAGCTGTTGTACGATGCCTACCACATGCATATTATGCACGGGAATGTCGTCCAGGAGATCCGCAGCAATCATGCGATGATCGGCTATTACCATCTCGCGAGAGTCCCGGGAAGAAACGAGCCGATCGGCGGAGAAATCGACTATGAAGCTCTTCTGGAGGCCGTAGCGGCATCGGGATACGACGGATTCATCGGGCTGGAGTATGCGCCGTCCGGAGACTATGCAGCCGCATTTCAACGCATCAAGCATGCCTATCCGGCCTACATCTCAATGAAAGAGGTGCCTCATGAGTAA